The genomic window atgttcaatcaaccacacccaaagttcaattttgtgcaacttgtggtctggaggcttcttcatggtggcttctccaacagttcagttctggattcagagaggtagcatcttcttcacctaaaattcttctcaaaaggaatttaaactttgcaatttaaataatgatattttttacattcccccgtgttgtgggtgattgaaagattcagaatcagttagggatgcatggctgaggtatgaggtatatgaatcaattggcaagagatattaaaaagacatcagaaaatccaaaagaaaagaaaaatttctgaatgaaaatatagactatcaaagtcttatgtgtaaaaattccaagtaaaagaaaaataaatctataacaggtccttcaatcagggcccaatcaaaatgatctaagtaatgatgcatttacccagtcagtgagCTTTCATCAATTTTTAGATCATTTCCTTGAATAAGTATCCCATCAGCTGGAAGAAGATCACCATATTTCACTTGGGCAATATCCCCCACAGTAATGTCGGCCactggtatctgaatgacttgcCCACCTCTGATAACTGTGAACTTCTGTTCTTGTTCGATTCGACTCTGCAGACCTCGAAACTGCTTCTCTTTACTCCAGTCATTGAATGCCATCACTAACACAACACATACTACTGACAAAAGGATAGCAGCTCCTTCAATCCAGCCGGTTTcaccttccccttcttcctccccaacaGAAACTTGTCCACAAACTGCATTATTCCCTTCTGGAGGTCGATAAAAAGAAAGGCCCAGTGATACTATGGCTGCAATTTCTAATATAATTAAGGTAACATCTTGTAATGCTTCCCATACTAATTGAAGAAAAGTTTTTGGCTTTTTAGGAGGTATAAAGTTCTTCCCAAACACTGCTTGCCTCCTCTCTATATCTGCAGGATTTCCGCTTAAACCTTCATTGGGAGAGGTTTTCAATTTCCCACAAATTCCATAGACATCTCCATAGCTTTCTTGGATTTTACGTAATGCATCTGTGGATCTGAGCTCCATGAGAGCCCGGAGCTCAGCAAGTGTAATTCCAAAATCTCCATCATGATTAGCTTCCTTTAAAGAGTTTTTTACACCACTGTATGCAACAGAGTTGTTGGCCATTTCGCCCATTACAAGTAAAATTTTTATGATGAGGAAATTGTTTATATAAAAAGAACTTTCACTTTTCACTTTCACAAATTTCTTTCAACATGAAAACTGTTTAAATATGAAATCATCCTCAAAATAGACTCTTCATGATATGACTTTGTATAGTAGCATCAGCAACATTTTCCATGGAGGTCTCTTGAACTTTGTCCCATGGCTAGTTTCTTTTCTCCATATagcctggataatgccaaaagagctcacaggtctaaaaatcaaaagaccaatccaggtaggattaatacatttctaagccaatactaaggacttgaacctagtgtgagactcggggttgcgacacttgacagacgttaagatgtaggccttccctgtatccacactcttcgtgaaaatacctacagacaagtacctaaggttggctaccatcctggctccatccatcccttcgtggttgccaaactgtaaagattaaaatttaggggagatggggagactgaggcaggtagaaattagtttctctctgcaaggagtactatattttttagaggtttattaaaggttaacgattaagaatatacaagtaagaaacatgtgcctaggccagaggcctagacaaaataacctcacatcatggaagagacgcctctgctccaaaacgcaagtccaaaaagggccgagcccttcaaaagcctttgcttaaatatcttctcgatctcggcccaggtgagattacgaggcattctggggaagtggagcaaaggctcatggggattgtagtcctgtattcgagtctattttttacaagatacaaaggagcaccaatcaggatcacacaatacatggcagcttccacactgaaggaccgcaatgatattaagaaaggcaagtgaactgggtcttcaaccaagaatcacctatccatcaaaactgactatatacttcgaggggaaagtatgggcattcaacaaaatagaagatttccaagtatttgtaaagaaaagaccagaactcagtagaaagtttgacatccaaacacaaagatcaagagaaacatgaaaaggtaattaagaaacaaagggaaaaggaaaaaaatatttttttcttttctttttttttattcaaactctcttccttaagggctacaattagatcaaattatatatatttatatatggggaaaatgttatttgtaactctcaaaaacatcttcattattatagtaaatagaagaatcattcataagaaaagattggggcattaaagacTATAAAATGATCAGGGGGGATGGGTGAGGGGGAtcgatggtactaagagatactttaagaaataaaataaatagaataatctttgtcacacaaagacacacatgggaaggggaggggaagaaccctcttataagagagagagaaagagagtgctaataggtgataCCCGAattttactctcagtgaaatcaattctgagagggaagaacatctagacccattgggatcttaaagtctatcttatcctacagggtaaggaagaagggaaaactaaggggggtagggggaagggagctcaaaaaataaaaagggaagggaaggagagggaggagggtactTAACAGATCCcccaaaacaagaagggaacaaaaagggaggggccagaaggggaagcatatcaagggaagggaatagggggactgactaaaagtaaaccactggactaaaaggacatagcacaagaagaaaggtcagaactaggagaggatatcaaaatattagggaattcaaaagtgacaatcaaaactttgaacatgaatgggatgaactcacccataaaacataaacaagagaagagtggattagaatccagaatcctaccatatgttgtctacaagagaaacacatgaggcgagtagatactaacaagatcagaattaaagggtggagcaagacctattgggcctcaactgactgaaagaaagcaggagtagcaatcatgatatctgacaaagccaaagtaaagatagatctgattaaaagggatagagaaggtaaatacatcctgataaaagggagtattagacaatgaggaagtatcactaatcaacatgtatacaccaatgGTATAgcacaaatttctaatggagaaactagtagaattaaaggaggaaatggatagtaaaaccatactagtgggagacatgaacctacttattagataaatcaaataaaaaaataaataagaaagaggtaaaagaggtgaatgaaatcttagaaaaaatagaaatagtagatatatggagaaaaataaataggggaaaaaaggaatacaccttcttttcagcagcacatgacacattcataaagattgaccatatactaggccATAAatacatggcatacaactgcagaaaagcagaaatagtaaatgcaaactcttcagatcataagacaataaaaataatgatcagtaagggtacaaggagagctaaatcaaaaactaattggaaattaaataatatgattctctaaaatcgaCTAGtcagaacaaatcatagaaacaattaataatttcattgaagaaaatgacaatgatgagacatcctttcaaaagctatgggatgcagccaaagcagtactaaggggaacatttatatccttgagttcatatattaacaaaatagggagggcagagatcaatgaattggacatgcaaatcaaaaaacttgaaagcgaacaaattaaaaccccccagaagaaaaccaaattaaaaatcctaaaaattaagggagaaattaataaaattgaaagtgataaactattgaaataataaataagacaagaagctggtattcATTTccaagtgacagaactattgaactaataaataagacaaaaagctggtatccgattcattgatctctgccctccctatttggttaatatatgaactcaaggatataaattttcatttttgtctccatttttctccatatatctatcaactctaatttttctaacatttaattcacctcttttacctcttttttatttatttttatttgatttatctaaatttgatagtggttggttcagatctcccactagtat from Monodelphis domestica isolate mMonDom1 chromosome 4, mMonDom1.pri, whole genome shotgun sequence includes these protein-coding regions:
- the LOC130453831 gene encoding plasma membrane calcium-transporting ATPase 1-like, translating into MGEMANNSVAYSGVKNSLKEANHDGDFGITLAELRALMELRSTDALRKIQESYGDVYGICGKLKTSPNEGLSGNPADIERRQAVFGKNFIPPKKPKTFLQLVWEALQDVTLIILEIAAIVSLGLSFYRPPEGNNAVCGQVSVGEEEGEGETGWIEGAAILLSVVCVVLVMAFNDWSKEKQFRGLQSRIEQEQKFTVIRGGQVIQIPVADITVGDIAQVKYGDLLPADGILIQGNDLKIDESSLTG